Within the Bacillus pumilus genome, the region GTCAGGCCACGGTTCCACAGGTCGATATGGTCGCCAGTGGGCTGGCCAGCCCGATCAGTATTGGTCTGGTAGGTCAACTGCTCCAGTGACCTGCTCGAAGCGGTGGAGGCCATCAACCAGCGGCAGAAAAGCAAACTGTTCGAACGGATCCGCGCGTTCTACAAAGGCGAACTGCGCGGCAAGACCTTCGCTTTGTGGGGCCTGGCGTTCAAGCCCAATACCGACGACATGCGCGATGCGCCCAGCCGCGTGCTGATGGAATCGCTGTGGGCCGCCGGGGCCAATGTGCGGGCCTTCGATCCCGAAGCCATGCAGGATACCCAGAAGCTGTATGGCGATGATCCGCGCTTGATGCTGATGGGTACCCCTGAATCGACCCTGGGCGGCGCCGATGCCTTGATCGTCTGCACCGAGTGGCAGCAATTCAAGGCGCCGGATTTCGACCTGCTGCACGCAGTACAAGCCAGTGCCCTGTCGACGGCGGGCGCGACTGCCAGTTCCAAGCCGTTTTTTATCTACGTGGGTGGTGGCGCCAGTTGCGCAGATGCGACCAAGGTAGCCGTGTTGTATGAAAGCACCAGCCCGGCCATTAACCCGGCCACGGGCAACTTGCGCAATACCGCCCCAAAAACCGCCGCCGCCAAAGTAGAAGTGCAGATTCTCGACGGCGCAACCCTGCAGCCGATGGATTTGCGTACCGGCCATGTCTCGACCACCTCCACTGTCACAGGTGGGCTGGCGACCTTGCCCTTTGCTGCACGTTACATTGCCACTGGCGGTGCGGCGGGAGTAGGGCTGGTGAGTACGGCGGTGCAGTACTCGGTGATCTTTCCCTGATCCCGGACCTACTGGTGCAACAGGTATCACTGGTTCAACTGGATCTACGGGTGCCACGGGTAGCACTGGACCAACTGGTCCGACTGGTTCTACAGGAATCACTGGTGCTACCGGTCCGACTGGAGCCACGGGAATCACTGGTGCTACCGGTCCGACTGGTGCAACAGGAATCACTGGTGCTACCGGACCTACGGGCGTCACAGGTATCACTGGTGCAACTGGTCCTACGGGCGTCACAGGTATCACTGGTTCAACTGGTCCTACGGGCGTCACAGGTATCACTGGTACTACCGGATCTACTGGCAGCACAGGAATCACTGGTGTTACCGGACCTACTGGTGCAACAGGTATCACTGGTTCAGGAAGATTTCACCTACTGCGGCATCAAAACTAAAAGAGGCAAATTGTAACACACGGCTGCCTGATGAAATACCAAAAGTCTCACCCATTAAACAAAAATTGCTTACACTTTTATGTTCCACCATAACCCCTTTAGGTTTTCCAGTAGTTCCAGAAGTATAGATAAGATAGGCTAAATCTGTGGACTCATTAATCTCTTCGAGATTCGTCCTAGGATTCTCTGTTAAAGCCAAATCATCAATTTTCACAATTTCGCCAGAAAATGTTTCTGGAACGCTTATATTTTCATGGGTCAATACATATTTCGCACCACTGTCCTGAAGCATATACTCAATTCTGATTTTCCGATAACCATATCGATATTTGTGCTTTCGGCACAACGTGCCGACCTGTTTCTCTAGTTGTCTTTTAGAATGAGTCTGAGTCAAATCCTTTTTCCATCTATAATACGAAGTACGTAAGATGCCTAAATGGACACAGATGTCCTGTACCGTCATCGTTTTGCGCAATTCTTCTACCAGTTTGATTGACGTTTCCTTATCAACCTCCTTTCCAATTCGTTGTACTTTTTTAAAACTTCATTCTGTTGACTCAAATAGCGATTTTCTGCCTGTAGTCTCTCTAATTCAGAAGAGTACTCGGGACCCTTTCCATAGGTATATTGTTTTCCAACGGCATCCACCGTGCGCCCTTTCTAACTTAACCATTTCTTACTTTAGAAAGAATCACTATGTGTGATGAAC harbors:
- a CDS encoding AMP-binding protein, coding for MLQDSGAKYVLTHENISVPETFSGEIVKIDDLALTENPRTNLEEINESTDLAYLIYTSGTTGKPKGVMVEHKSVSNFCLMGETFGISSGSRVLQFASFSFDAAVGEIFLNQ